The segment GCAGTGACTTGAGTCTCCGCATTGCGCAGTTTGCTATGGAGCTGCTGGGCCCCTATGGTCAGTTAGCGTTAGGCGCGTCGCACTCGCTGGATAACGGCAAGTGGAGTCGCCGGGCCCTCTCCTCGCGACTCATGACCATCGCGGGCGGCACCTCCGAAATCCAACGTGGCATTATCGGTGACCGGGTCTTAGGTCTCCCCAAGGGTTAGCGCAAGACTAGTAGATAAACTAACACACAGAGAGGATGCTGTACGCAGCAATCTCTCTCAATCCAGTGCCAAGAACCTCGCCATCCGTTCCACTTCGCCGTCCAACGCGTGTGTAAAGGCGGACTCCTGGGGTGGCCTGCCGCTCACGTACCCGAGCTGCACATCCAACTGACCTGCACGCACGGCGACGGTGGCCCAGCCGATCACGTGCCCCCGCCACAACAGCGGGAGCGCGTAGTAGCCTCGCACGCGTTTGTGGACGGGGGTGTAAGCCTCAAAGCGGTAGGCCCACCCCCAGAACAGCTCGAAGCGGCGCCGGTCCCAGACGATGGGGTCGAAGGGTGCGAGGAGACGTACCTCTTCGTCCAGCGCATGCTGGCGACTCCCTGGGTTCTCGCCTGCGGGCCAGAACCAGCGGTGCCCGGCGAGCTCCACCGACGGCAGTCGCAGCAGCGCACGTGCGAACGCCGCACGACAGTCGGTGGTCCATTGCGGGACTGCGGTCCGCAGCCGCATCACCAGCTGCGACAGCGACCCCTGCGGCAGGGGCGCGTACGTCGCCACGATCAGATCGACCAACCGGTCCATCGCTGCCGCCACGTCAGTCACAGGTACAGGGAGTTCACAGGCGGCGTAGGTGCGCACGCCACTTTTACAGCCAGCCACCCGCAACAGACCGCGGTAATGCATACCGTCGAGCAGCTGTGTGCTGGCGTTGCTGCTGCCACCGAACCAATTTTTGCTCTTCCCGTAGCGAAACTCAGCGTCGACTTCGCTCGGATGTACGACCCCGCGGCTTCGCACGAACTCCAGCACCGTCTGCGCCTGCTGCCAGCGTGCGGTTGACCAATCCGAGCGCGCGGTGCGTGGGTGCATCAACTGCTGCATGGTGCGCGGCAGAAAACCGTAGTTGACGAAGAAGTCCTCTTCAATCGGCAGCTGGGCATAGCGCGCTTCCAGGTCACCCGCGCGGTAGCCTCGCACGCGGTGGCTGAGCGTCAAGCCCTGCGCACGGGCTGGCGCGCGAATCGGGTCGGCCTGCACGAAACCAAGCTTGGTAATGGCCTTCAGCAGCGTCG is part of the Deltaproteobacteria bacterium genome and harbors:
- a CDS encoding winged helix-turn-helix domain-containing protein, producing MQTLTLEQLRTYAVARSLFTPTTLLKAITKLGFVQADPIRAPARAQGLTLSHRVRGYRAGDLEARYAQLPIEEDFFVNYGFLPRTMQQLMHPRTARSDWSTARWQQAQTVLEFVRSRGVVHPSEVDAEFRYGKSKNWFGGSSNASTQLLDGMHYRGLLRVAGCKSGVRTYAACELPVPVTDVAAAMDRLVDLIVATYAPLPQGSLSQLVMRLRTAVPQWTTDCRAAFARALLRLPSVELAGHRWFWPAGENPGSRQHALDEEVRLLAPFDPIVWDRRRFELFWGWAYRFEAYTPVHKRVRGYYALPLLWRGHVIGWATVAVRAGQLDVQLGYVSGRPPQESAFTHALDGEVERMARFLALD